The nucleotide sequence accccaatctCCTAACCCGtaaaccccaaatcccaaatcttaaactctaaatcccaaaccttaaagGCAAAACCTAATGCCTAAACTCTAAACagcaatccctaaaccctaatgtCCAAATTCTAAATCCCAAGGCCccaaccctagaccctaaaccctaaaccttaaaagcCCAAACTGTAAGCCCTAAATGCTAAATCTTAAggcctaaacactaaaccccaagaCCCTATAGTACGAAATGTATGAAATTGGCCACATCAGAATCCCTAGATGTGGGGCAATAAATAAAACATAGATAAGTACAGTAGAAGATAGCAATTATGATCTCCCAACCAAGTAGACTGACTCCAAGGATGTTAGAGCACTCTAATTGTTGAACAACATGAAAAGATCAATAAGATTTCACCTagggtaaaaaaaatttcccatgttttacTTGGAAGTAGGCTAATTTTCCCTCTAACTAGGTTCAGAAGAACTTGTCAATGTTAAGGTAGATCCAGCCACCAACCTAGAAAGTAAGATAGTTAAGTTTAATAAAGACGACTTCCAGAAGATAAAAATTGTTGCTGTAGATTAGTTCTATACAATTGTAGAAACCTTTACAAAAGTGTCTGTAAAATATAGCCTATAGAGGGCATATGAAAAGAGAGTGTTGAACAGTAATTGAGATAAAACTTTGAAATGTTCAAACTTTACAATTGCAAtgaaaccttaaaaaaaaaaaaaaaaaaaaaaaaaaaaaaacctttgggAAGAACCTTCAACTCCATGAATTTTATGCGGCGTTGTTTCTTGGCATTTGCTGCTTTTTGATACCCTTCTTTTGCTTCCTCTTTGATACCCTCCTGTGAAAAAGGAAACGTTTACAACGGCATTACTTGACAGCTGCGTCACTTGGTCAACAATTCAACTTTTATTGCTAATGTGTCATCGTAACTGGCTTCTTAGCAATGGTATCGTATCGGCCAGGTTGTATCACACAATACCTTGGTGATTcccaaaatttttcattttacagTTACAATGGTATTCCTTGATAAGTGTGTTTTTCTAATAAACTTGGTCAAACTAGTGGACTTGGTTGCTGATGTGTCATTCTATTTGGGTTCTATTACGTATGAAGGTTGGATCACAAGAGAGTATAGGATTTGGAGTTTGGAGAGAAACGAGAGATTTTCTTAATGCCACATCATTTTACACGTGAATGATTTCTATCACAATGTCTTAGATTGGTGGTGGTTTTGTTTGGTTACCATATATCTGGTATGTAAATCTACCTGAAAATTGTTTAGTTAACTTAAATATGTGAGAATGATTCTGTAGAATCTATCCTAAGTCATAATTGGAGACATATTTCATATAAGATGGGTTGTCACTTGCCATACCCACCGGTATAAGTGGGGCTCACCCTGCCATATTATGTGGTTGTCTGCGCACATGTCATTAAAGACATATAAGAAAAAGTCAAAGAGTAAtggaattaggggtgtcaatcgatcaatttggtttggtttcagtcgGGTTGAATTGATTTcgatctaggaatgagggacaccaaaaccaatccgttaaggaactttggtttttggttccagtctggattggttttggtttatttcgatttttcaatattggATTAATACCATATTAGATCGGTTTAtcattgggcttgaaccataagaaatcttatattcataacttgtactgacaagatttgatgggaaaaaaaataacactttaaatttatgattgaATCATGGTTCATCGTTGTAAGGGAAATATAGCTAATATTGAAactaatggataacaaattactaagaagataactaatagaaatcacaaaatgaaccctattatccaatcattcatttaaccatccaactagttttgtatggTGAACatggaaatcaatggaagcattattacaatttacaaatcaaattctctattcataacctaatattcaatgatttgtaacaattcccttataattaaaaatattctttctaatattgtaaaaaatggatagttaATTCATCAATTTtcaatctcataatcatttatttttttatcagtttcatgcggtttggttattggttgaTTCGGTTTGAACTGGTTATCAGTCGGTCTCAACATACCTtagtttggttcgatttgggttttatcgattgattttgatcgattttatcggttcgggctaggttttgagttttgacacACCTAAATGGAATATAAAATCTACCCTCGAGCCGAATTTGAAGCTaaaaattcaatccaaattgAGTGTGCACAGACTCAACGAATCAATTAGGATATTCCTTCCCATCGAGCCAAATTGAACCCTTATGAAATGAtgttcttctgtttttttcagGATGCCCATGAAATTTTGTACTTCTTGCTAAATGAGCCTGTTGATATACTGGAGAAAGTCAACAAGCTACAACAAGTTATTCTAGGACTTCATCCCCGTCAAAAAAGATTGCAAATGGGCCAAAGAATGCTCAAGCCTGGGTTCATAAAAATTTTCAGGCGATTAATCTCTCAAATACAATTTTTTCtccttaaaatttcaaattttgacttACATATGGCATACCTGTGCATCAAACCCAATAGTCAGTGGCAACATTTTAGGCAGGTCTTGCCAAGTTGCAAAAGCCCAAAGAATGAGTTGTCCTGGTACCTTAATCCCTTTAGTAAATGGTTACCCTTGCCTTGTTAGATATAGAATGACGGTTACCTCCTATATGCCTGTCATTGAGCCAAATTCCATATGCACCATGACCAAAGATACATCTAGTTAGTGGTGGTTTAGTCTAACTTGGATATATGAATGAATGGGCCATTAAGGCCTTCCAAGTAACATAACTTGGATTAGTGAATGAATGGGCCATGAAGGCCTACCAAGTAACTAATCCTATCTAAGCTAGTCTAACTTGAAAGCGTAGAACAGTTTTTGAGGACATATGAATTAAGAGgctgtttgattttatttctgctgtttctagacaaatggggttttttcttccctttttgtgctaaaaaataaattttttgaattacaaaaaggtatttgatttttttgattccTGAAACATTTTTAACAGTGTAGTCGGGTTCAAGACATGAATGAAGGCACAACGTTGTAGGTATGCAAATCATGAGTGAAAGTATGACGTTGGAATTGCATGTGtgcttcatggagatgagcttcataAGGATGAAGGCAATTCGAAACTGTGAGTTTCGCACAACCAAGTTGGAATCACCGCATCTAGATAgcaagaagtttcaacaatgggttcgGGTTGGGGTAAGTCGAGTGAGGTATcggttttttcacaatttttgttcctaccacttgtttctagaaacaaaaaacacAAGTTTAATTTGCTTCTCCATTCccgtttcttgacacagaaataggcatacatttttatttctgtttcaaaaaacttgtgaaacgaaacagaaaaatcaaacggtttttggagtgtttttccgtttttaacacagaaaaacaaaaaaacacatttCAGGAAACAAAATCAATGGGCCCTAAGTTTGTTCCATCTTTTATGAATTGTTGTTGGTTCACATGAAACGACATATGTTTTAAGGACATGAATTAAGTACAGCCATGGAATAATGTATTGGAACCCAACAAGAATCTTCACCTCATAAGTTTTACCTCCCCCTGGTAGCTCATTTTAATAGATAGAGAACATGAACATCCTCACAGAGTTGTAAAACTTATACAAAAAGATTGGGCTGGCAAAATCCTGAATTGATTGAGAAAATTCCAAGTTCACAGTAGTTCAACAGTAGGACTCCTAGTTTTGACTGGAACAGACTGATTTCCAACAGCACCATTTCCAAAAGCCCATCTAACAGACtaattaaattgaaaaaaaataatatatgcaGGAAGCATGTCTCACTACCTCACTTTTATCCAAGTAATTTAACTTTGATTCACAAGGTCTGATCTTAAGTAATTACACCTGACAAGTAAATTACATATCCCTTTCACATCACCTAAGTTCATTAGTGCTAAAAAAGGGGATTTCCCATTTTACACTACAACCAATATGAATTTCCTAGCCATCAGGCTATCCTGTGAGAGAAAAAACATAAGAACCACAACTAATTCAGATCTCCATACTCTAGAAATATTCTATACTCTTCATAACCATCTTACTAATCACTTGAAACTTTGATGCATCAGGTTGCCAGAGGTTGTACTAGATGTTCATTTGAGGTGAAACCATTTACAGGTGACAAGTCAAAAGATGAGCAGCATCCAGTTTTGCTTTGTCTTGCCAAAGCTTTTTTCTGTAAGTAGAATAAAAACAGTAATTCCagatataaaaaagaaagttaTAACTTTagatccacaaaaaaaaaaaaaaaaaaaagaagaagaagaagaagaagaagaagttgtaaaATCCTTCATCCATCATGTATAACACAATATGTAAGAACTactttggagaaaaaaaaatcatacaatcTTAGGCTAATTTCATAGTAAGAACTGGCTAGCTCTAAAGTTCATAAAGTGGGATAAAATCCTCTTTTAAACCAATCTCTACTAATGACTAAGGAGTAAACCAGAAAACATAATTCACCATCTAGCTAGATCATGCTGGCAGCTTCAACCTCTAAAACCAACTAACCGGAAAAGGTCGAACCCGAGTTAGGACTCTCTTGGAGACCCTTTTCATCTACAGCAATGAAGTTATGAAAGGGAACTTCCAGAAGCTTCAAGCCTTCACTTCCAAACTTAAGGTGAGCCTGCAGCACAAGCATGCATGTTGTTGCAAGGAAACCCTGATGACCCTCTTCCTGAACTATAAAAATGCACCTCTCTACATAATATTTTCCATTGCTGGTTTTGAACTCTCTTACAGCTATTGAAAGTGAcctttccctcctctctctctctctctctcctggtcATGGTTTTTCTTCTTGCATTAATGTCTTTCAGTTCTTTCTGTTATTTATGTATTCTATGTATTAGTCATGTTGGTGGAATCGGTTGAGGGGATCCTTTTGTCTTTAGCTCTGCTGGGTGGTTCTAATGCCTTGTGTGTCACAGTTGACAAACAATATCATATAGACAAGCCCCAACATATGAAAATATTATATTGCAGTAGATGAACAGatttagagaaaatattttcaggTAGAAAAAAAGGTTCCTCATTCATGCCTTGGGAGTGGATGGATACTAATGCATAGGCACGAGGATGTCCCCCTACATGTGTTCTGATGatatagtttaaaaaaaaaaaaaaaaaaaaaaaaaaaaagaaaagactgaAAAGGGGTAATGCCAAGTTAGAACTACTTTTATGAAGTTTCAAAATCAATAGCAGGTTTTAAGACTACAAACCAAACTTGATGGAACCTAACTACTTTTATTAAGTAGGCTAATTTTCCTTCTAACTACGATTAGAAGAACTTGCAAGGGCTTAAGGAAGATCTAGCCACCAACCTAGAAAGTAAGCCACTTAAGTTTAAAAAAGACAACTTCCAGAAGATAAAAATTGTTGTTGTAGATTAGTTCTATACAATTGTAGAAATCTTTACAGAAGTGTCTGTAAAATATAGCCTATAAAAGCATACGAAAagagtgtagaaacgcaaccctaaaatgatgcagaagataatgaaaaaacaaaacaaacaatgcacatggattttacgaggttcggcaaggttgcctacgtccccggtgagatgagatcctgcttcactatcaatggagaatagagttatagcgctcgtcctcacacctctcagtattgcttgcattacagagaaagaaaccctcgctacaaatatatagcaaaaaaaccctaatccgaaaagtacacaattgccctcaaataaaaaattcaagcgggggGCTGCGTCCCCCTACACTCCCTGCTATGCaaggggcctcctgccccccttgcaacccccacagcccgctaaccggctagcgggaccgccgtcttgcctgtctaggtgctgcactagtactccctggattaaactacgatggaatacaagacatcatacaccaacaaagaGAGTATCAAACTGAGTTAAAACTTTCAACCATTGAAACTTTACAATTGCAATGAAACCTTCAAAATTGaagaatgaaattaaaaaaaaaaacaactaaacaGCTATGGGTCCTTTGGGAAGATCCTTCAACTCCAGGACTTTTGTGCGGTGTTGTTTCTTGGCATTCTCTGCTTTTTGacacccttcttttctcttcctctttgaagCTTGAAGACTTTCTTGTTCATCCTTCTTTGCTGCGGCTGCTTCATTGGATTCAATCAACCATTGATCCACCTTTTTTGTCCAGTGAGTGATGAGATACTTTGCATGGTCACGGATTCTTTTCGAGTTGTGCTTCGTAAGATTTTTCACAGACACCCCAATCAGGGTTTTCTTCAAGGTATCAAAAGAAATAGATATCAATTGAAGCCTCCTTAGAGGTTCCAGTAACTTCAGTTCAGATTGATCAAGTTTTGCTTCAATAATTCCTTTGATTCTCAGAACCTCCTCAGCAATCTTAATTTCTCCTCCACGGTTGATCCTGTAAATCTCAGCAATAATATTGTTGATCTGTTCTGCATTTTCCTCCGGGAATGATGGCTCTGTATCATCGTCCTTATCACTCTCAGTCCCAGAGTAGCCATTACACTCCTTTCTTTTCATGTAAGCAGAACCatcaatctccttttttttctcttcttgcattATTTCCTGGTTGAAGATCATCTCTGCAATTCGATCCCTTCTAAGCTTGAATTCCTTTGGACGATCAGAAGCAGCAACCATGATTGCATACTCAATGAGTTCAAAAATATCAGAATCTGCAGCTTTGAAGACTCCCCGCCAGTGACTTAGGGAATGGGTTTTGGAAGACATGATGAGTAACAATCGGAAGTGATCAGTTAAGGAAAAGATTCAAAGAGGAACACACTTGTAAGAAGAAATGAATTAGACTCTAATGAAGCCGTCACATATAAATCGAAAGAAAACCGTAGTTTCTAATTCTAGTCCAGCTCTGATTACCTGAGAGTGTTTTTCCAACAAAATTGGTCAACAAGTCAAATTTTATTACCATCGGATTAGAATCAAGAGGTGatgatatggaaagattgagaGGGGATTAGGGAGGGTTGTTTCATCCTAATGACAGATGTtgagtaaaaagaaaaaggcgGGAAATGGAAAGAAGTCAGTTGGGAAGAATtcgaaaaaaggggaaaatatcTAAAAAATATTTGGTCATATTAGACAACTTGGTTGATGACGTGTCATTTTATTTGAATTCTATCATGACGTGTACAACAGTAACGGTCGGATCCCGAGAGTTTTATTGGATCTGGAGTTTGGGGGAACGAGATTGCAATGCCACGTCATATGCCCAACGCGTCAAGTGTCAGGCAACGCGTCTCGGCAGTTAGTAATGGATCACTCTGTCAAAAGGTTCTAATTCTTGCAGAGGAAGGAAAATAGTGAAGTTAGCTTTAGGGGTTTAGGGCACAATCAAGGTTAGGTTTTATACCTTTTGTTCTGCTGGTTCCGGCatctacttctctctctctctgtctttgATCTTTCGCCATGGACGAATCTTATACCAGTCTTCCTACCAGCCATTTACTGGGTTCAGTTGCTGTAAGTatgttttctctttcatttattcattttttttctttcacctaATTCCTCAGGTGTTCTTATTTGTCTAATTTAATATACCATCATGAAATTTCACTGCGTTTGAAGTTGGACGGATTCGCTTCATTTCATCTTACTAAGCTTTCTCGTTATTCTGTTTCTATGACGTAATGGGGTTTCTAACTGTGGATTCTTTGCATTCAAAACACCTAGGACTGTAATGCTTACTATTTTGAGTTCTTAGTTTTAGGTTTTGTTATGGCCATCACGAATTGTATACAAACTTAGTGAATTAGCTGGAAAATTGGtctttccttgtttctttattcaTACTGAAAGCTGAGCAAAATAGAAATCTGAACAGAGAAATCAATCAGTCAATCGATTCTGATCATGAACTGGTAATCTCAGCAGAAACAGATTAGTAAAATCCAGATTCAATACTTATGTATAGAATAGTAGTAAGAGAAAAGGGTGAAATAGAGATTTCACTATATCTCCAGATTCTGTATTTCATTTGTTTGTTGCCAGGGGAAACTTACACTTTcattcatagttgtcacagcgtcaaattgatccaaggcggtggaggggtggctaatcgatttggcaatgaatcacccattatggcgttgccatggcggtcaaatcgtccatgtgttattttttatttttcttattttctaaagttatgtagtatgctatttttttattttacctattttctaaagttatttaacattctacaagcctacaatatctaccctataacatataaaaccgacattaagcaacatcaaatcatcaaaaatcaacatagccctattaaaatcaccctgcattttacaaaaaatcgaccaccTAGTAAATCAAGCGTGACCTGTCATCCATTGCGATGCCATGACGAcacctatcagccaatggtgaccgccatttgtgagtcacgtaaatcgtagcactgccatgaacttctttttccgtcaggacgccaaatcgccgccttggcgacgccgtgacaactatgctttcaTTAGTTGTTCTCTGGTTAGTGGTAGAGTTTTTTCTCACAACTTCTACTGTGTTTCTTCCTTGCAAGTTTCAGGTTCTGTTGCTAATCCCAGTTGAGATCCTCTGGTGTCCATTGCGATGCCATGACGAcacctatcagccaatggtgaccgccatttgtgagtcacgtaaatcgtagcactgccatgaacttctttttccgtcaggacgccaaatcgccgccttggcgacgccgtgacaactatgctttcaTTAGTTGTTCTCTGGTTAGTGGTAGAGTTTTTTCTCACAACTTCTACTGTGTTTCTTCCTTGCAAGTTTCAGGTTCTGTTGCTAATCCCAGTTGAGATCCTCTGGTGGATCATCATAATCCTCACCGCTGTGGCTTCAGCTTCCTTTGTTTCTCTGAACATGAAGTCCTTCATCGAGGCTGATCTCATGATAGTGGTGGTGGCAGCATTTGCTTTGCGAGTTGCTCTAGCACTTTTCATCAAGATCTGGTTCTTCCCATAAATATCAGACGCTATACTCAATGGGTGGGTATTGGGTGAGCTTTAGTGTTCTTTTTTTTNNNNNNNNNNNNNNNNNNNNTTTTTTTGTTTATTCCTAGCGGATAGGATTCTCATGGATGTGACAGTACACCTTTGTTGCTTGTTCCAATTTGCAGTATcctgaaagaaaaagagatgtaAACAGATGGCATCCAATACAGTGATAATTGCTATGTTCATATTCCGCTTTGTATTATATGTCCAGTGGTGGAATCAAGGAAGCCAAAAGAGACGAAATTGCACTATGACAAATACTGGGTGTTGACGAAATTGCACTATGACAAATCCCAATCAGGGTTCTCTTCAGGGTATCAACAGAAGTAGATATCAATTGAAGACTCCTTAGAAGCTCCAGTAACTTCATTTCAGATTGATCAAGTTTTGCTTCAATAATTCCTTTGATTCTCAGAACCTCCTCAATGATCTTAATTTCTCCTCCACGATTGATCCTGTAAACATTCACAATAATATTATTAATCTGTTCTGCGTTATCCTCCGGGAATGTCTCTGTATCATCATCGTTATCATGGAATGTCTCTGTATCATCATTCCCAATAATATTCTTACTCCCCGAGTAACTATTATTCCCCTTTCTCTTCATGGAAGTAGAACCATTAATCtccttattgtttttttttttctctcatcttgCATTTCCTCGTTGAAGATCATCTCTGCAATTGGATCCCTTCTAAGCTTGAAGTCCTTTGGACGATCAGCAGCAGCAACCATAATTGCACACTCGATGAGTTTAAAAGAATCTACAGCTTTGGAGAATCCCTACCAGTGATTTAGGGCATGGGTTTTGGAAGACATGATGAGTAACAATCGGAACTGATCAGTTAAGGAAAGGATTGAAGGAGAACATTTGTAAGAAGCTATGAATAGGTCTGTAATGGAGCCGTTCCCACATATATAGGGGAAGAAAACCTTATTTTCTAGTTCTAACCCAGCTGTGAATCTGTGATAACTTTGACAAGTGTGTTTTTCCAACAAACTTGATCAACAAGTCAACTTTTGCTGTTGATGTGTCATCCTATAAAGGGTTCTATGTGTTAGTATCGGATCACCCGATTGTATCAAACAGATACCTGGGTGATTCCCGAGATTtttccttcaagacttacagtGGTATTATTTAACAAACTTTGGTAATTCTAGAGATTTTTCgggatttttcattttacaCTTACAATGCTACTTTAGGCTTGT is from Macadamia integrifolia cultivar HAES 741 unplaced genomic scaffold, SCU_Mint_v3 scaffold2045, whole genome shotgun sequence and encodes:
- the LOC122065504 gene encoding probable mediator of RNA polymerase II transcription subunit 26b, which gives rise to MSSKTHSLSHWRGVFKAADSDIFELIEYAIMVAASDRPKEFKLRRDRIAEMIFNQEIMQEEKKKEIDGSAYMKRKECNGYSGTESDKDDDTEPSFPEENAEQINNIIAEIYRINRGGEIKIAEEVLRIKGIIEAKLDQSELKLLEPLRRLQLISISFDTLKKTLIGVSVKNLTKHNSKRIRDHAKYLITHWTKKVDQWLIESNEAAAAKKDEQESLQASKRKRKEGCQKAENAKKQHRTKVLELKDLPKGPIAV